The following DNA comes from Schistocerca piceifrons isolate TAMUIC-IGC-003096 chromosome 3, iqSchPice1.1, whole genome shotgun sequence.
ggttttctttaaagttttcagttacatcagcagGTGCTCTGGCatgtgatagaaggatccagttaccatTTCATGCCTGCCTCTGACACTAAGTCTTGCCTAGACAATcttacatgcagcttcaatttctatttgGATTTAAGTTTCTTGTCTACTACAACAAATacaccatttcccattagcctatcatTTCAATATACTCAAATTTTCCccccaaaatctcactgctatcactttcaggtttcaatcagctttctgtatATAGTGTTATGTGAACTGATTTTTGGGAGCACTTCGAACTCTGTCACTTTGTTataaatgcttcagcagttaaccactaagattttaatactctcacctgtgggatgGATTTCTTTCAACTTACACTGAGACTTCTGGGTTTCCTATAGCTGTTGTTATCTGTAATGGATGGGGAATCacctaatttaaaaaaagaaaaagctcttATGTGCAATCCACACACAATCAGCTACCTGGGCAGCAGCCTtttatgtgtagtgcacacctgactccTTTACGAAGACTCTACAGTTCTCAATCCAGGAAGATGCAGCCTAGAttgtcacagaacttttgaagtTTTTGGTTCAGCCCTTCCACttgtagtgctttgagaatttcggggtaaattctacAAACACTTGGCTCTCCACCGTCTCAAACATCCGATATTTTAATGACAAGAGTGAGAGAGCCTTTTTACCGCAccacacatgtctgtgtgtgcaggaaggACAGCTGTCATGAGGAGCCAGGAGCGGTGTCACATGAATGGCCCCGACAAGCGGTTACAAGCAGTGCCCTAGAAGTTATATTAAAAAGTCAAAGAGAATCTGGACAAGTTCCATGGTGTGTGGTGTCATGAGGATTGTTAGAGAGACAGATGAAGAGCGTGTTATATAGAAAGTCTTACTTCATGTCTTAGCTCTGCATGAGGCAGAACATATGTAACTGTATGAATGTATAGTAGATACTAACATTTATCTTGGAACCAGTTGGCTTGCTGGAGTTTGTACATAATAATTGTTACTTTGGGACAAGAgtcgaaaatatattgttgtttaACTGACAAGAGCCAACGAGTACATAATTTATTGCAAGAATATAGAGCTGGTTAATAATATTCCCCTTAACCTGATACAGTCTTCGGAGAAGAATTAAACAGCAAGAGCGACGTAGCTGATAACCCAAAGACGAGGATCGGCTGTACGCACAATGTGTAAGTCAACTGGAAGAGACGTGCAAGTCGTGCACCCCAACACCGCACTGTCTCTTCTCATCCAAGACAGCGTTAGAGTACTAGGATGAAGAATACTGTTGATACCGTTCAGATTATGTCTGATGTTTTTATGACAATTACAATTGGGAGAATTAATGCGATTTCTACATCAAAGACTAGAAAAATTATGGTGATTAGGAATAATTGAAGAGGGGAAGGCATTTGTGCTGATCTTTTTGGATCAAATCCGTATTCAAGTGGTGAGCTTTTTTCTCGGCCATTAATtagttttttttatagaaataacaattattggaataataaatctaatgaaaattcttgtagataatactaggattgtttttcttgatttacatCAAGCTTTTTGactggaagtcaaatgtactacttatactagaaaaacaattatctacctcatcaataaattgaGATATATAGGATAGTCATATTACATGTACAaagtgtcagtatcatgctgctgcttcaaaacCAAAGTGATGTCTTCATgagaactgatttattgaatgttgaagtaaacatgttaagaaaattgttccaataattacaTGAAACCCGTGGTCTCCctttgcaacaaagaatgttgatccatagaCTGCATTGTCAATGATGAAAGGTGCTTCTCAGTACCCATAATCTtgaagtaaagttaagtataatcCTCATAGAACTTTAAACTAAAGAATAATCCTTATAGTGCTTGGGTCTGGTTAGATTCTATAGGTCTTTGGTGTGCTCATGTTACTGTCACTCCTGAACCAAGAAGAATTTCCGTATTAAGTAATAGAATTTGTACAGGTTGAATTCCCATTGGTGGTCATAATATCCCTAGTTCAATTGTTGGGGCTAATCTTCTACTAAAAAAGCCTCTGAAGAAGGACATTAAAAATAAGACTTCtgatgcaaaaaataaaattattcctcatcatAATCCAACGGAGACAAATTCTGTATGTAATCCTTGGTATATTCCTCCACTTACTACATCTTGTTATCATTGAATCATTGTTAGATTCCAGAACCAATGATAAATAGATTAATAttaaataggtgaaatcattttgctaatcaTGATACTAGtactattgctccaattgctcctgttaatggtcaagATCTATAAACAACTAGGAGAAATGGGtagtttgagtgagttgttaatgTAAGTTTAGTATACTTtcctagaatataaagttcttaggATTGAGAAAACATAAGCTTGAATTATAGCTGTTGTTGAGTCTACAATaaatagaagtatttgtccaatattTGGTGATGAGATTAAGTTATTGCTATtgatggtcctgtatttcctaaCAGAGTTAGCAGAAAATGCCCAGCAATTTTATTTACTGCTAATCATACTACTAATGTGTGGAGTTAGCTGGGTCTAGGGTATTTACCCATCCTGACACATCAAGGTCCATATGGCTCATAACACTCCCAGTCTTTTATACTGTGTTCAGAAGTGGCCGACTTTCTTGACATCCGCTGCCAAGCTATGAAAACGAGAATTTTATTTCCCAAACAAGGGGAAATCTGGGATTAAATTGCAACAACATGAAATGAACAGGTTGGGACTCATTGCATAAAGGTGTTGTTCTGTGGCAGAGAGGCACATTGAAAAAAAGGATGCTACGTATTATCGGCTATTGGACTAAGTAATCTGTCAGatgtagacaaaacacacacacgttcaaaattcacacacacatggccactatcATGTCCAGGTACTAAGGTCTCACTGCATCTGCACCTGAGCTCTTATGTGTGTTTTGTCTACATCTTACAAAGAACTTAGTCTGATAAGTTATAATATCTAGCAGAATCTTATGTTTGGAATTTTGGTCCACAGACCATCGCTAATATTAGAGTACCTTGAGGTTACTTTCTTCATATTCAAATATTAAGCTGTCTTATCTGTTACCTAAAGAGGGGAAAAAAGGTATGGTAATCCAATGATTGGTCTCCCATATAGCTCCTGGACTTATACTTTGAGCAAATTATGAAGTCATTTATAGTTGTCTGCACCCCCTTTGCTTAGGTGTTTGGCAAGAGTCTTATCACTTTTCTGCTAACTTTCATATTTGGTTTAGGACATTCTGCAGCATAAGCAAAACATGCCATACaaagaacaacaaaaacaatacaaatGAATCACAACTGTTACATTACCGGCCACAAGTGTCATCTGCAACTGCCTGTGGCAACTGGCAGCTGAGTTAACAGAGCAGTCTAATAATGATGAACGTAACAGAAGTTATGAACAAACTCATTCTCTGATTGGCTGTTGCAAAAATggatggaaggaagattagtgtttaatgtcttgCCAACAATGAGGTCTTTAGAGATGGGGCACAAATTTGGAATATTTCACAGATGGGGAAGGAACCTGCTGTGGCCTTTGAAAGGCACCACCCCGGCATTTCCCTAGAgcaatttagaaaaatcacggaaacctaaatctggatggctggatgcagatTTCAACAGTCATACTCCCGAATGCAAgtgcagtgtgctaaacactgtatCACCTTGCTTGGTATTGGTTTTTGCTATGGTTGCTGTCCTGTAAACAACCAGCTGTCAATGACTATGTAATTCTGATCTAGGTATAATATTTGTGCATCATTTAATTAACAGTACAATGCTTCAGTCTAGAGGAACTCTGCACTTGCTAATCAAGTTGATTTGGCTCTTCACGAGCCAGGCCGCATAGTCACAAGGTGCCTAAGACCAACTCCAGGTGACGAAATCTTTCCAATCATGGGAGTAGCACCTCCAGTAGTAAGAAGACagattctgaagaaggctttggctgaaagctcagtgtgtaacagtcttttcattttcatataccACCCTAGATGTTCTATTGTTTGATAGATAAATACAGAACATATGCCTAATCCTATTAGCACTGTCGACGAAATTTACCTTTATCATTCTTACAAATAACTCAAGACACACAATACTTCAGGCTGAAAAGCAAACAAACTGAATTTTGTTCCATTAACAGTTGTTCattatgaactagttttcggtttATTTGGCTATCAATATGTGACAACTGCCTAGTATCCTCAGTACACACTTGACAGAATGTCACCTCTTGACAATATAATAAGCCAAAAACTAAAACAAGATCATAATAAACAATTAGTAGGAACAAAAAGCAATTATTTTTCTTGGTAACAGTCTACTTACAATATTAGTGGCGTTTCTACTGCACACTGCAGTTGGGAACTGTTTGAGCAGTGACAAATGATGAGTTGGATGACTGGACAAGATAGTAGAGCCAATGAGAAAAAGGTGttcaataatcatcatcatcatgtggagCGTATGAAATTACATGGTGGGATAATGGAATACACTGTGCAGAATGCTGTCAAATAAAACAGAATAGTCTATAAAATGTAAACTCAACTCTTAGGTTCCTGCAAAGCCAGAACATCAGAAATCAGGAGATTTCGAAAATACCCTGCAAAGTTTTTGAAGTGATCACTGGGCTATGGTAAGGATCAAACCATCATCACACCCACTTTTCCTCTAACCACTTCCATTGGCATAACCAACTCACAACTACACTGCAACATTTCAACATAACCTATACCTCAAGCTATGCTAATGATCAGCCTGATACCACAACCAGTTTTCTTACTTCTCTTTCACTGTTTTGCTAACCCACAACAGAACTAACATTTCACCCTAACCTAGACATCTATCTACCTTACAGACAAGACCATTACCACAGCCAGTTTTCCTCCGTTCACATTCATTAGCTTTGTCAACTTACAACCAAACCATAACATTGGAATATGACACAATATCCGAAGAAATCCTGCCATAATTAAAAAACCcatgcaaaacaaaaaataaatacaaaaaccagTAGCCAAATTGATAATCCATAATAGCCAGATTAGTTGAAAACAAATGGAATGAATTCGTATCGACCACCACAACAAGCCTTTATATTCAGCAAGTCTCACTAGTTACTGTACACTATCAACCGACTGCCTATGACCAATGGAAACAAACAACCAACAGCAGCATGCAGAGGAAGAGATAACACAGTAAGTGCAattcaaccattttttttcaaacttAAATATGAAATTATTCTCTCAGTAACATtaatatcatacacaaaatacatacATTCTATTAGAGAGACTATCAGATGCAAATTCCTGCACATTCATAGCTTATTGCACTTACTAAAATAAGGCTTACAGCCAACTGTATAAACATCACTCACTGGAGATCAAATTTGACATCAGATCAGAAACTGAACTATATTCAGGACTCACTTCTACTGTATAATGCTAAACTTGCCTCCAGTGAAGTAGGTTCACATTTGATCTTGACTTAGGTAGCATGCTGTAAACACGGCTAAAATTGGCTATCTACACAATTATTGTGAGTCAACCACAGATATTTATCGTACATATAACATGCTCACGTTTGTAGTAGGACACATTCAAGAATAAATACTGCACATCTACAGTGTAAGATAAATATCAGTGGTTGAAGCACAATAATTGTGTTGATAGCCATTTTTAGCCGTGTTGCCAAGCACGTTACATTCGACCTAATATCAAATGTGAACCTGCTTCACTGAAGCCCAGTTTAGCATTATACAAGAGAGCTGAGTCCTGAACATAGTTTAGTTTCTGATCTTATGTCAAATTTGATCTCCAGCCAGTGTTGTTTATACAGTTGGCCATAAGCCTTTTTTAGTAAGTGCAATAACCCGTGAATGTGGAAGAGATAAAGTCATTGTGGCCAACAAGGTAAAGGCATGGAAAGAAGTAGTTGTTTACTTTAATTCTCTCACAAGGCTGATaccttatggacagctctgcaagctATTGCTATGCCTTCTTTAAAAAGATCCCAACCACTATTTGAAAGGTTTCTGTGGAGTAAAATCTTAAGGTTAACAGCAACATATACATTGCAGCCAGCAGTTAGTTTCTTTTGGTTGGTTTCATCATAAAGTCTCTGAGCCTTAGTTCCAACTGCTCTGCAGTACTGTTCTCCAAACGAAACCTCAGCTTAAATGACTTGTTAATTTAACTCCAAGAGTGGGTTCACCCTTACACAGAACGTGCGAGGAGTTCGTTGGCTCTTGTCATCCCTGTCCTCAGTGGACACGTATGAATGCTCACATATTTGTAAAGTAAATGAAAGGAAACAATATAATTCACATTGCATATGGTTATTGCACACAGAAGTTTGCCGACAGTGGTCCAGAACACTCAGAAAATTGAGAGTATGGTATGGTTTCAACGGTATGGAATGGCATGGTAATGTTGCTATGATTATCTTTACAACTAATAAAGTTGAGAAAGTagtcacaaatggaaaaaaaaaaatcaagaattgACGTGGCTTCGAACATATGATGATCTGCACTGCAGTTAACAACATAAACTCTGAGCCACCAAAATGAACATGACAGTATTATGTGGTTAGTGTATTTCCAAATACTTACTTATGTTCTATTTATCAACAACATATGGAATTGTCACAGCAGTTTAAGGACATGTTcggtagttaaaaatttaatacaaactgcaTTGTTCCTGCCACTCAGGCTGAAAGAGCACACATATAAGTGATGTTGAATTGTTACTGGCTGCTGCCACAATTCCCATATTGTTCACTGCAAATATTTCGAATTTTCTTTCTTACTCCACTGTAAAGTGTCTATAAAATGCTTCTGAACCAATCACATGAATTGTGTCACCTCCCAAGAGCTGTTATGAAATTGATCATAAAGACATGGTAGCTGGTAATTTCCTTAACCTAACCTTCCAGATCCCAAAAAAAGTATTTCGAGCACTAGCTGTGTGGGAATAGCGTAGTCATATATTTACTTGCCATTTTTTGTGttaataacaacttttttattattGCAACTGCTACCTGCCAAAAACAAAAGTGATGAGCCATAGTGCCATTACATTACAAACTGATGATTAGAGCTGAACCTGCCTTTGAATCGAAAATTTTTGTCAGTCAAATATGTTCCAACATCACAGCAATATGATCTATGATTAATGTTTATGTGATATAGATTTCCAGGTTAAGCTTGATCTAAGGTCATTTTCAGTCTTAACCCATGGTTAAATGCTTTATACAACTGACCCTTAGTAAAATGAAAACTGTTATTGTAACCTACTTATTTTATGTGAATCACCAAAGCAATTTAGgaaaagataataaaataaaatattttaattgaaaattatttaacatatgcacatttatttattacaacaaaCTTTGTAAACccacaagcatgtgtgtcaataccATCACAACTCAGTTCATTTGCTTTCCACATCACTATCTTCACTGCTGGTGGATGGTGGATAATCAGAAATCCCTGAAAGAATTTTGAGATTAACACATGACAGTCACATATTCGGACctcgagagagggagagagagaaaagcaCAGAGAATTTTATAATTACTTTGTCTTTGCTGTCTTTCTTCCTCGACTTCTTGAAGATGTTTATTTTGTACTGCAACTACCTCTGCACTGGACTTGCAAGATGCATATGCTTCTAGCAATTCACTGTTTAATTCAAGGAAATGCTTACCCCACTTAAATTTACTCAGGTATAATAATGCTACATCCTTATAACCTGAAATAGATGCAAAAAAAAAGAGATGAGAAATTCCTAAAATATCAGAACAAATGTTAAAATGTCAGTCAAGGCAAATAACATACAGTGACTGTACCTACATGAACAGTTACACAACTTGGCTTGAAAAACATTGACACAGAGAGAGGGCTTCTTTCCATTTTGACAATTTGCTTCCATTGAAATACAGATATGAGCCATAACAAAGCACTTTCACTAAAATTAATTTCACTTGCTCTTGTTAAAGGGTGATTTCAATTCCAACAAAGGTATTTTTATTTATCTCCAGAGGATAAATAGAATATCAATGGTGTCAGGGTAAAGGAACAAAACCTCCAGAAGCATAACGTGAACTACTGGTGACTACTCAAGAAGGAATGATAGTTCTGAGGAACTGTAATGACTGGATAGTCTACATCATGACAATAAGAAGGTAGCCTAATCATGTTGTGCGAATGTCAAATCTTTTTGGAAAACTGTCCATGCCAGTCTACTGGATGTATGTATAATTCTAGAAAGTACATTTTATTGCAACAGCATCCTGTCCACAACTTCACTCAAATTACATCAGCCATATTTGTGTCAAGTGCACTGGTACTAAGTAAAACTGAAAAACTACAACTAATGAAGTCGAAACTCCTCTGCAATCTGGCTTTCATTCAACACTGCATCAATCTGGATGTTGTCCCATGTTTCACTCCGATCAAACACTTGACCAACGcagacaaaaatgcagcaaattttATAGTTTCAAAAACGGCACACGCAGGATATATCATCATGACCTGTACTTAGCATGATCAAGTTGCTGACATACGCAGTGTTAAAATATTTGGTCCAATACTATGTGATCATATGAGTCACTTGAATTACCATAAGAAGTGTGCAACACTGGCATTTTGCCAGAATATGACAGGAGACAATGTGCTTCCCTGCAATTTGATACAATTAGCAGGCTATGAATAAACAAATTAAAAccttaattttctaaattttaaatgcTGATAACATACTACAAAAAGTAACTATCACTACAAATTTAGTATAACATGAGCATGAATAGAGATCATCATTTCCTACTGTATGTTGCTGTATTATTACAGATATTAATAACTGCAATGGGTCAATGCACAACAATGTTATCTATGAAATCAAGAAATGGCAATAAGGCAGTGACAACATTCTCAGTGCATAGAAGTTGCTAATCACTGTATACTGACTGTTAAACATAGATCATTAGTTTAAACATGTCATACACATCAAATAGAGAATACACTCTAGAGAATAACAGAATTACGAGAGACAATTAGCATTAGTTACCTTCAGCATGCAAAATTCTAGTACTACCCACTGACAATTGAACAAATCAGATAAACCTACTGATATGCAATCCTAGCTTTCAGACCTAACAGTTCCTTCCTTCATACATCTCTAACACACAGAAAATACGAATTATCATGCAAAGTCTTTTCCCATTAATATTTCTGGTCTTTTTCTTGCTATTTCTCTCTCTTACCTTTTTGTTTTTGTACATTTCTCACCTGTGATAAAAAATGTTGCTGCCAGGGCTTCCACACAGGAGAGCTGCCATGGTCTGCCATAGTTAATTGGGTTTGCTGCAACTAAAAAGGGCAGGAGCCTAGGATTGGCAGTTCTCATCCGAGAAAAAGGGGTCTCTTCCAGTCTTGCCCAGGAACAGTCAACGACAGCCACACCGTTTTCAGCAACAATATGTCGATCATCAGGAGCAACAGACTGTAATGTCAAACAATCACATataattaaaatggctctgagcacaatgggacttaacatctgaggttatcagtcccctagaactcagaactacttaaacttaactaacctaaggacaacacacacatccctgcccgaggtaggattcgaacctgctaccgtagcggtcgcgcggttccagactgaagcgcctagaaccgctcggccacaccggccggccatatgaTTCAAACAAAAATACGAAAATTAATGTGTAGGTGTAAGTGTGCACCTTTTCTGCTACAGGAGTGAGGACAATGCCATTAAATCTCTGTCCCAGGCGTAGAGTCTGGATCAATCCATGGCGAGACAGTTTTCTTCCACTGCATTTTCTGGGATCACAATGTTCCATATCCCACATACCAACTGGAAAGGGTGCTTCAGACAAGTAAGTTTCGGAACATTCATCTTCTGAGGTGTTACTACCTAAAACATTATTGTGATAACGTAAGTTACATTTTAGGCACTTCTACCGAAGATGCACTCGTGTCTGTGGAAAACAAGTATGGTACTACCCTACATCTATCTCCGTTATTTTAATAGTTTTCTAGGTTCACTTCTTTTTATAGATCCTGCACTTCAAAAGAGTTTACTGCAACGCTAATGATTACTCATATGTTTAAACTTACACGGTGTGACGGGAACTAAAGTAATTTGTGATAGCATAACTTAAAGTTCGCAACACGCATATAATACCTTTGTCAGAAGAAGTATCTTCTAATTTCAGTTTCGAGACGATGACATCACTTGAATCGTCTATATTGGCAAGTTCTCTCGATTTAACCTTGCGATTATGTTTACCTTTCCCCACATCTCCATGCTTCCCGCGCTTGACATGTACTTTCTTCATCCTCCAATATTTACAAACAAAGCAGAGATATCATTTGTAGACAAACTACATACATTGGCGATAGTTGGGCCGCATGTGGCACGCTCTGCAACTGGCAATGCTGCAAAGTGATGAGACTATTACAATCTTTCATATACCTTCTATAATGGTGCAGGCAAAAAAGAAAAGCTTGTCTGACAGTATTGTATAAAAGCGTTCAGGTATATACAGAGCTTATGGCAGTTTCCAAGAAGCCTTGGGTATCGAAATCGCACCCTCACTGCGGGTGACATATATCGTGCGCCCAACTGTCGAGCAGTAAGTTTGGATATTGTTTTGCGCATTGACAGAGAAAAATATGGTATAAAGTTGTTAACAGTCACGGTTTTTAATTACATCATGGGTGAGGTATGTGGATCAATGTCCTTATTTTTCAATTACATCATGGGAGAACGTAGGTAGACCCATATTGATTAATATATCGAACGTGCGACTCTATTATAAATGAACCACCTACCTTCTCCCATGAATTAACTTAAAAGAAAAGCAATGATTCACTTACTCAGTGTGCCTCACATTCGGATGTTCGATAAATATCGCTCGCATTGAGGGTACGACTTCGATACCGAAGATTTCTTGGAAATTATCAAGCTTATAATTCACACACGTCGAGAAATAGGctgaacaaaaaaatcaatttgCAGATTCACAGACGATGTTCTGAAAAGGTCTATGCCGGTCCACATCCGACGTCTGCGCAAATGTCTCTGCACATGGACGGCCGCCGACATTACTCAATATTAACGTTTCACTTTGGAGTTCGAAATTGCTAGTAAATTTACACAGTtcactgcaaaccaccatgaagtttATGGCAGAGGGTATTTCTCATTATaatagttattagggcttcttctcaCTCCATACACTTATGGACTGCAGGAGCAATGACTATTTAAACTTTAAATGCTTGTGTGAACGTGGTAATCAATCCAGCCCCGGATCTATAAAATTCCCGAAGCGGTGCAAAAATTGATAGTGGCACCCTCCCTCCTCGCCGcccactgctcgagcgtttgagataggacatcataaattaaaaaaaaatagatttttcaacaatatattcattttgtatcgcacatctttctgaagagtttgatacataaaacatatatgttcgaagaaatgtaagacttcttatttggtcgtaagtgtgccaaagtgcaatgCCACTCCTCTTCACACATCATTCTTCTATCGCACGGCTCTGTATTTCGCTATGTGGAATATTTTATAATGGAGGTCATCAAACATACATTCatgacagtgggaattaaaatgtcctctggtgcctctcctgctcctggTCGGCCTATATGACatcctaccctcccccccccccacttcagaaAAAATCACAATTAATACTGTGTgagattatttgtaaccgggagaataagaactttTCAGAAAATTTGCGCTCTTTGTTGCCTATTAACTAATAACCTTCTCTTTTGTGTGTCGTAAGGTTAAGCATaggaaacataaaataagtaaagacaagaaaaagcaagacagtacacatttcttcaatcgttAGTCCCAGAATTTTTTCTCTGTCATCTTGCTGCATCTTTACACGGCATTTACACCTCATCACACCTCGTCAAAGTTCGTctaatgttttgctacatgaaaaataaaaatgtcgttgtctaatactgaaaaagctgttaacgaTAATAGTACCCATGATTAGTGTGGTTTCTCAATTTGATTGCTTCTATTTTGTCATTGTCTACTAGATAAAACGAAGTAGGCCTTTCTAAtagtgcagcaattgtaacacacgccaaataagcgagactattTTGCCacgaatggtcatttttatctacctcatttacacacATAACACGACATAATATAATTCATTAAGTTCCAATGTCAGATGCCTATTTAGACCTACTACAAGGAAAAAGTTTTGTGTTAGGAAATAATTTCATGTTTCACtcatacactccagtttctcaagcgtttcttctccttcctcattctgacaaacagtcttgtcatcactaattctgtaactattcatgGCATTgttaaaacttattctctggttaacttcattAACCCTGCctgaatcaccggtttagttatctcgcttttattctccggttaggctttattacgtgttcgtacaacatgtTTTCTGCActgttccgagaatagaacttaagtggctgctaaccAGGACTGTACAACTGATCCTTGGTAGTGTAGCGGtctgacaaaaattttctgtcaaaaatttCTTTATCTTGGATACACCAGGAAGACaacatgtaatctttcttacctgttattccggttagtcgtttatttccactctggtagtgtgaatctatggatttcgctaatactTACCAACAACGCTGACCATTTGCACATCTAATCATCCACATGAACAGCGACTGGTGTTCACCCGTTTGGGTTTATTCATCTCATCTCGTATAGCCCCGTTcctttttgtctgcaggaaagttttttGTTTGTTGATGCGACGGGGATTtgcctggcagagacatcacgtacactatgagtgcattcaaaaatcaacttacgattcgttgagaaatcaacttagaatatgttcaaaaaccaacagggatgcatttcaaaatcgtatgaataatcgatagaccaaagtGTGCTGGATGCTAAGCACTTTGTGAAACGTGGTTttgttcttcaagaatatgaatttggtactCCCTGaaattgccctcccccccccccccccctccgctagATCCGGATCTGAATCAATCTAATATTGTCCTAACTATCCCTAAGAGTtagtttgcgtttgtcatcaggcaCCTGTCAG
Coding sequences within:
- the LOC124789423 gene encoding 18S rRNA aminocarboxypropyltransferase; this translates as MKKVHVKRGKHGDVGKGKHNRKVKSRELANIDDSSDVIVSKLKLEDTSSDKGSNTSEDECSETYLSEAPFPVGMWDMEHCDPRKCSGRKLSRHGLIQTLRLGQRFNGIVLTPVAEKSVAPDDRHIVAENGVAVVDCSWARLEETPFSRMRTANPRLLPFLVAANPINYGRPWQLSCVEALAATFFITGYKDVALLYLSKFKWGKHFLELNSELLEAYASCKSSAEVVAVQNKHLQEVEEERQQRQRISDYPPSTSSEDSDVESK